In Cytobacillus oceanisediminis, the following proteins share a genomic window:
- a CDS encoding histidine kinase N-terminal 7TM domain-containing diguanylate cyclase, translating to MGHELWMYILILTFSGALSLSLCFFAHFKLRNAPGAGPYKILTLLSAIFTFSYAFELTSSTLTEIQFWLGIEYLFMPFIPVFTLLMCLEYAGHKLSRRLYFSLFIIPILTIFMHHTNKLHQFYYSAIRLREDTPFPVLDLEYGFWFYVHAIFLFMCLMFSIIILLLRLRRSFWRFRVQILLMTAGLAVPIVANHYYLNDLSPYGIDLGPVSMSISFILHGIALFSFQMFNLAPIARDTVFESLKEGVIVLNQNGAIVDYNQAMLPVMPDLKESAIGKPIHDVLHGNSMLRQVICSGRNGDYVWEKVGAQVHFQVQFSPVYSLNKDPIGRIISLADVTEKVNMQKTLKRLASIDSLTQIYNRAYFLSEMESSLSTLSPGADVSLIMFDIDHFKHVNDTYGHEAGDLVLVQVASLVKTSLRNRDIIGRYGGEEFMIYLPDTPAHEAHLLIEAIRLDIAGSPIVVDEKTISITSSFGLSHTKVSADNLDGAAKILLKHADLALYDAKRNGRNNVQRYGEILPA from the coding sequence ATGGGGCACGAATTATGGATGTACATCCTCATTCTCACTTTTTCAGGGGCACTCAGCTTATCGCTTTGTTTCTTTGCACACTTTAAACTAAGGAATGCACCGGGTGCCGGACCTTATAAGATCTTAACACTGCTGTCCGCGATTTTTACCTTTTCCTATGCATTCGAACTGACGAGCTCCACTTTAACAGAAATTCAATTCTGGCTGGGCATTGAATATTTGTTCATGCCATTCATTCCTGTTTTCACCTTATTGATGTGTCTGGAATATGCCGGACACAAGCTGAGCAGGCGCCTGTATTTTTCCCTGTTCATCATCCCGATTTTGACCATCTTTATGCATCATACCAATAAGCTCCATCAATTCTACTACTCAGCAATCAGGCTGAGAGAGGATACGCCATTTCCCGTGCTGGATTTGGAATATGGGTTCTGGTTTTATGTGCACGCCATTTTTCTGTTCATGTGCCTGATGTTCAGCATCATCATCCTTCTTCTGCGCTTAAGAAGATCCTTCTGGCGATTCCGGGTGCAAATCCTTTTGATGACCGCCGGACTGGCTGTTCCGATTGTGGCCAACCATTATTATCTGAATGACCTGAGTCCCTACGGCATTGATTTAGGCCCTGTATCCATGAGTATTTCCTTCATTCTTCATGGCATAGCGCTCTTCTCATTCCAGATGTTCAATCTCGCTCCAATAGCAAGGGACACGGTTTTTGAAAGCTTGAAGGAGGGTGTCATCGTTCTCAATCAGAACGGGGCGATCGTGGATTATAACCAGGCGATGCTGCCTGTTATGCCTGACCTGAAGGAATCTGCCATCGGCAAGCCTATTCATGATGTTCTGCATGGAAACAGCATGCTTAGACAAGTTATCTGCTCTGGTAGGAATGGGGATTATGTGTGGGAAAAAGTGGGTGCACAGGTCCATTTCCAAGTACAATTTTCACCCGTCTATTCCCTGAACAAAGACCCAATTGGACGAATTATCTCCCTGGCGGATGTAACTGAAAAAGTAAATATGCAGAAAACCCTTAAACGTTTGGCCAGCATTGATAGTTTAACCCAGATTTATAATCGGGCCTATTTTCTAAGTGAGATGGAAAGCTCACTTAGCACCCTATCTCCAGGTGCGGATGTTTCACTTATTATGTTTGATATTGACCACTTTAAACATGTCAATGATACATATGGCCACGAAGCTGGCGATCTAGTGCTGGTCCAGGTCGCAAGCCTCGTGAAAACCAGCCTTCGAAATCGTGATATCATCGGCAGATATGGCGGGGAAGAATTCATGATTTATTTGCCTGACACGCCTGCACACGAAGCACACCTGCTGATCGAAGCGATCCGCCTGGACATTGCCGGGAGCCCGATCGTGGTGGATGAGAAAACAATTTCAATCACCTCAAGTTTCGGCCTGTCACATACAAAAGTCTCAGCGGATAATCTGGATGGTGCAGCCAAAATCCTATTGAAGCACGCCGACCTCGCACTTTATGATGCAAAAAGGAATGGCAGAAACAATGTACAGCGTTACGGGGAAATACTCCCTGCTTGA
- a CDS encoding pyridoxamine 5'-phosphate oxidase family protein gives MSSKYQDIITTREEFASFREEIGQPSARAASKVITFIDEHCIDFISKSPFLTLSTSDSDGKCDVSPRGDSPGFVTVLDEQHLFIPERPGNKRMDSAHNIIANPNIGLLFLIPGLGETLRINGKAYICRDPELLEKSKVKGRAPLFGILVEAEECFIHCAKALIRSGLWNRESWLAKETLPSAPAMLAAHTKLPNDTSEQVAKDLQDSYKNRLY, from the coding sequence ATGAGTTCAAAATATCAAGATATTATAACTACCAGAGAAGAATTTGCGTCTTTTCGGGAGGAAATCGGCCAGCCCAGTGCGCGTGCCGCCAGCAAAGTCATTACTTTCATCGATGAGCATTGCATTGATTTTATTTCCAAATCTCCTTTTTTAACTTTGTCCACTTCAGATTCTGACGGAAAATGTGATGTTTCTCCAAGGGGGGATTCCCCCGGATTTGTGACGGTTCTTGACGAGCAGCATCTTTTTATTCCCGAACGGCCAGGCAATAAAAGAATGGATTCCGCTCATAATATCATAGCAAATCCCAATATTGGACTTCTTTTTCTCATACCCGGGCTTGGAGAAACGCTAAGAATTAATGGCAAAGCTTATATTTGCCGTGATCCTGAGCTCTTAGAGAAGAGCAAGGTAAAAGGCCGAGCTCCCTTATTTGGAATTTTAGTAGAAGCAGAGGAATGCTTTATCCATTGTGCGAAAGCATTGATTCGATCGGGATTATGGAACAGGGAGTCATGGCTTGCGAAAGAAACCCTTCCTTCTGCCCCTGCAATGCTGGCAGCTCATACAAAATTGCCGAATGATACATCCGAACAAGTGGCGAAGGACCTCCAGGATAGTTATAAAAATAGATTGTATTAA
- a CDS encoding GNAT family N-acetyltransferase, whose protein sequence is MKFTLFTSIPEAETLKGILELHKTIFGESDHLVSKMKSRPQLLVLTAMDGEKVIGYKMGYAIDQDTFYSWLGGVDPDYRKNGIASILMEKQHEYLKETGYKVVRTKTMNKWRSMLILNIKHGFDVIETYTDEKGLHKIVLEKRLHN, encoded by the coding sequence ATGAAATTTACTCTTTTTACCTCAATCCCTGAAGCAGAAACTTTAAAAGGAATCTTAGAACTGCATAAAACCATATTTGGAGAGTCTGATCATTTAGTCAGCAAAATGAAAAGCAGACCCCAATTACTGGTGCTGACGGCTATGGATGGAGAAAAGGTGATCGGATATAAAATGGGGTATGCCATTGATCAGGATACATTTTATAGCTGGCTGGGCGGGGTCGACCCTGATTACAGAAAAAACGGGATTGCTTCCATACTGATGGAAAAGCAGCATGAATACCTAAAAGAAACGGGATATAAAGTGGTCAGGACGAAGACGATGAACAAATGGCGAAGCATGCTGATATTAAATATTAAGCATGGATTTGATGTTATTGAAACATACACCGATGAAAAAGGACTGCATAAGATAGTACTGGAGAAACGATTACATAACTGA
- a CDS encoding replicative DNA helicase, producing MRDGIQDLMQIEDHVGDDDLGEVMPSLVELYGEAEKDLGEMTGIPSGFRNLDRLTGGFQESDLIIVGARPSVGKTAFALNMALHAADQDVALIFSLEMSKKQLLKRMISCKGEISSIKMRNPKRYFSDGDWAHFSGVMGEFGEVKLHIFDQAGMDIGYIWSKVRKARRKYGESRRMLVVIDYMQLIAGDPRHQNRQAKISEISRKLKTMARDLNVAVIALSQLSRGVESRQDKRPMLSDLRESGQIEQDADVIAFLYRDDYYHKESDRKDTIEIILAKQRNGPIGTVRLAFLKEIGKWDLPAGEFA from the coding sequence TTGCGGGATGGCATTCAGGATCTCATGCAGATTGAGGATCATGTTGGGGATGATGACTTGGGGGAGGTCATGCCTTCCTTGGTTGAGCTTTACGGGGAAGCGGAAAAGGATCTTGGCGAAATGACCGGGATTCCGTCTGGTTTTAGGAACCTGGACAGGCTGACCGGCGGGTTCCAGGAGTCTGATTTGATCATTGTCGGAGCGCGGCCGAGTGTCGGGAAAACAGCCTTTGCCTTGAATATGGCTCTTCATGCGGCTGATCAGGATGTGGCCCTTATTTTTTCATTGGAAATGTCTAAAAAGCAGCTCCTGAAAAGGATGATCAGCTGCAAAGGGGAAATCAGCTCGATTAAAATGAGGAACCCGAAGCGCTATTTCAGTGATGGAGACTGGGCTCATTTTTCCGGTGTGATGGGGGAGTTCGGCGAGGTGAAGCTGCATATTTTCGATCAGGCAGGGATGGATATTGGGTACATCTGGTCCAAGGTCAGAAAAGCACGCCGGAAGTACGGCGAGAGTAGACGGATGCTGGTGGTGATTGATTATATGCAGCTGATTGCGGGGGATCCCAGGCATCAGAACCGCCAGGCGAAAATCAGCGAGATCAGCCGGAAGCTGAAGACGATGGCAAGGGATTTGAATGTAGCTGTGATTGCTCTTTCGCAGCTAAGCCGGGGCGTGGAAAGCAGGCAGGATAAGCGGCCGATGCTTTCAGATTTGCGGGAGAGCGGGCAGATTGAGCAGGATGCGGATGTGATTGCGTTTTTGTACCGTGATGATTATTACCATAAGGAATCCGACCGCAAGGATACGATTGAGATCATCCTCGCCAAACAGCGGAATGGGCCGATTGGGACTGTGCGTTTGGCGTTTTTGAAGGAGATTGGGAAGTGGGATTTGCCGGCGGGGGAGTTTGCGTGA
- a CDS encoding Ger(x)C family spore germination protein — translation MKPFNVKSKAPITVCLLLAVMTLTGCWDIRDINHRTLPVVLGISTVEDDQYKVFLKIPEPVEGSLEVKIVSGTGETISHAVDVISRNMETSVDLLHVKVIMIERKTAEKGMKDIIAGFMRSREVSPKALVTICDQNLDEFFSILSESKDLRGTNMFDYFEKNAGWNPEIALTRIWEVYRSIHSYTRDVAIPLIVTGETTTYEQVGSAVIKNGKMVEQISNDETLLFNAFNNEGTHGQIEVLNHASVMIIGNSMDHQTDLTDKQPILQSRINLKVVVLETRGKTSSDMIKKELSHLLTDRFSSMLAKLQESEADILGLGQLYRTKIDRKELKNWRSIYYPNLKSDIQFHIDVQNEGYLRTT, via the coding sequence ATGAAACCATTTAATGTAAAATCTAAAGCCCCTATTACTGTCTGTCTGCTTCTGGCAGTGATGACATTAACCGGCTGCTGGGACATTAGGGATATCAATCATCGGACACTTCCTGTTGTCCTTGGCATTTCTACTGTTGAAGACGATCAATACAAGGTTTTCCTAAAAATTCCTGAGCCTGTGGAAGGGTCTTTGGAAGTAAAGATTGTATCCGGTACGGGGGAAACCATTTCCCACGCTGTCGATGTCATCAGCCGAAACATGGAGACCAGTGTAGACCTGCTTCATGTAAAAGTAATCATGATTGAGAGGAAAACAGCGGAGAAAGGCATGAAAGACATCATCGCCGGTTTCATGAGATCACGGGAAGTATCCCCAAAAGCACTAGTAACGATTTGTGACCAGAACCTGGATGAATTTTTTTCGATACTCTCAGAATCAAAGGATCTTCGAGGAACCAACATGTTCGATTACTTTGAAAAAAATGCAGGCTGGAATCCGGAAATTGCCCTTACAAGAATATGGGAAGTCTACCGCAGCATCCATTCCTATACACGCGATGTAGCAATCCCGCTGATTGTTACCGGAGAAACGACTACCTACGAACAAGTCGGCTCTGCCGTAATAAAGAACGGAAAGATGGTGGAGCAGATCAGCAATGATGAAACCCTGCTTTTCAACGCTTTTAATAATGAAGGCACCCATGGACAAATTGAAGTCCTGAATCACGCAAGTGTCATGATTATCGGCAACTCCATGGACCACCAAACTGACTTGACTGATAAACAGCCAATTTTACAAAGCCGAATAAACCTAAAGGTTGTCGTCCTCGAGACAAGGGGCAAAACATCCAGTGATATGATCAAAAAAGAGTTGAGCCATTTACTGACAGACCGATTCAGCAGCATGTTAGCCAAACTCCAGGAAAGCGAAGCAGATATTCTGGGCTTGGGGCAATTGTATCGCACTAAAATCGACCGAAAAGAGCTAAAAAACTGGCGGTCCATTTACTATCCTAATTTAAAATCTGATATTCAATTTCATATAGATGTTCAAAATGAGGGGTATTTAAGAACAACCTGA
- a CDS encoding GerAB/ArcD/ProY family transporter, which produces MADKSLHVMLMYVISHLGLIFFMYPGNVISSTEQGHWLPVLVGVVIHFIFITIYMKGLSYFPKKDIIRIYAGIGKGTAIFFIAPVFLYFSMILLITLRAYAEIITIVFLSNTPLWAIMLLLISISTYIAAKGVETIFRTGLLLSLLFLPIIIFIFFTSFQNVDWRYMVPLDADLGFIIKRTYLESFFAFSGGFLFLGFVQPYFSYDRKYVLWAAAFLIPFFLFSVYIPVLTFGQATSATTFLPYVVAVDAININWLMFDRVTMFFLLSLISFIMLYLALVSWKAIRILSHYLPSIKPVKLLLALSAAVYISCFFIPDWKDVEKLFWWNTFLRFYILIAVPFSIFFFGRRMKRKGKDETI; this is translated from the coding sequence ATGGCGGATAAAAGTTTGCATGTCATGCTGATGTATGTCATCAGTCATTTGGGCCTTATTTTCTTTATGTATCCGGGCAATGTTATTTCAAGTACAGAACAGGGCCACTGGCTTCCTGTTCTGGTCGGCGTGGTCATTCATTTCATTTTTATCACTATTTATATGAAGGGACTAAGCTATTTTCCGAAAAAAGACATCATTCGCATCTATGCAGGAATCGGAAAAGGGACAGCTATCTTCTTTATTGCCCCGGTATTCTTATATTTCAGCATGATTTTATTGATAACACTCCGGGCTTATGCCGAAATCATCACCATTGTCTTTTTATCCAACACTCCCTTATGGGCCATCATGCTTTTATTGATATCTATTTCAACATATATAGCAGCCAAAGGAGTCGAAACCATTTTTCGCACTGGACTTCTCCTATCCCTTTTATTTCTTCCCATCATCATCTTTATTTTCTTCACTTCTTTTCAGAACGTGGATTGGAGGTACATGGTTCCTTTAGATGCAGATCTCGGATTCATTATAAAACGAACATACTTAGAAAGCTTTTTTGCTTTCTCCGGAGGCTTTCTGTTTCTCGGCTTTGTCCAGCCTTATTTCTCCTATGACAGAAAATATGTATTATGGGCCGCCGCATTCCTTATTCCCTTTTTCCTTTTTTCAGTCTATATTCCGGTCCTGACTTTTGGGCAGGCAACATCAGCCACAACCTTCCTTCCATATGTTGTGGCTGTGGATGCCATCAATATTAATTGGCTGATGTTCGACAGGGTCACGATGTTTTTTCTGCTGAGCCTCATCTCCTTTATCATGCTTTACCTTGCCCTTGTGTCCTGGAAAGCAATTCGAATCTTAAGTCATTACCTTCCTTCCATTAAACCGGTAAAATTGTTGCTCGCGCTATCCGCCGCAGTCTATATTTCATGTTTTTTCATTCCGGACTGGAAGGATGTTGAGAAATTATTTTGGTGGAATACGTTTCTGAGGTTCTACATTTTAATTGCAGTTCCATTTTCAATCTTTTTCTTTGGACGCCGCATGAAGAGGAAGGGTAAAGATGAAACCATTTAA
- a CDS encoding spore germination protein, with protein sequence MDRFINEIKAELGNNGDFHLQRDYLADAAVMLLGFNTLIDFIKTRVVLHKHAESILLQNQPSGDLWRAIGEVIEGDVRKAISSIYEGKLIIHFENTARFIIMEPVPAMLDRSIDSPTNENVIQGALDSFTEGIDTNIGMVRKLVNSDEIRIDSFTAGRSRKNKLSLLYIDGQADADLVNSIRDHIEKNIQIEACDLQGLAKMLGFPSWSAISKFNTTELPHHAVQNLKKGKVILFVDRLPFALILPNLLWDMFAVENDRNFPLPIMLAIRAIRIIGILITLITPGLYVALVSVNPEVLQIQLALSVAQSREGVPYPALVEIIFMLLILELILEASVRLPKSIGPTITMVGGIILGQAAVEAKLVSNLLIIILAATTIANSTIVGFQNSVSIRLFKYAIVLLAAIFGILGLVAGLVFVGAYLASLNTYGKSYLYLNLKGNESNGG encoded by the coding sequence ATGGATCGATTTATTAATGAAATAAAAGCAGAGCTTGGAAACAATGGCGATTTTCATCTTCAGAGAGACTATCTTGCTGATGCTGCCGTTATGCTGCTGGGATTTAATACACTCATTGATTTTATCAAAACGAGAGTGGTGCTTCACAAGCATGCGGAGAGCATCCTTTTGCAGAATCAGCCTTCTGGGGATTTATGGCGGGCCATAGGGGAAGTGATTGAAGGGGATGTCCGGAAAGCCATTTCATCCATATATGAAGGCAAACTGATTATCCATTTTGAAAACACCGCCCGTTTTATCATTATGGAGCCTGTACCCGCGATGCTCGATCGTTCGATTGATTCACCCACAAATGAAAATGTTATTCAAGGAGCATTGGATTCCTTTACAGAAGGAATCGATACTAATATCGGCATGGTCCGAAAACTGGTGAACTCGGACGAAATCAGAATCGACTCTTTTACAGCCGGCCGCAGCCGCAAAAACAAACTATCCTTGCTGTATATTGATGGCCAAGCGGATGCGGATCTGGTTAATAGCATTCGTGATCATATTGAAAAAAATATTCAAATAGAAGCCTGTGATCTGCAGGGGCTAGCCAAAATGCTGGGGTTTCCATCTTGGAGTGCAATCTCAAAGTTTAATACGACCGAGCTGCCCCATCATGCGGTTCAGAATCTGAAAAAAGGAAAAGTCATTCTGTTTGTGGATCGATTGCCTTTTGCGCTGATTCTTCCAAATTTGCTCTGGGATATGTTTGCTGTTGAAAATGACCGGAATTTTCCTCTCCCCATCATGCTAGCCATTCGGGCGATCAGAATCATCGGCATTTTAATCACGCTGATAACACCCGGGCTGTATGTGGCACTGGTTTCCGTAAACCCTGAAGTCTTGCAGATCCAGCTAGCTTTATCAGTTGCCCAAAGCCGCGAAGGAGTTCCTTATCCGGCATTGGTGGAAATTATTTTCATGCTTCTTATTCTTGAATTAATCCTGGAAGCCAGTGTAAGGCTGCCGAAATCCATTGGACCCACTATTACAATGGTAGGTGGAATTATTCTGGGGCAGGCTGCCGTGGAAGCGAAATTAGTCAGCAATCTGCTGATCATCATTCTTGCCGCCACTACCATTGCCAACTCAACCATCGTCGGGTTTCAAAACTCTGTTTCCATTCGGCTTTTCAAATATGCCATTGTGCTTCTGGCGGCGATATTTGGCATCCTGGGACTGGTTGCCGGTTTGGTTTTCGTTGGCGCTTACCTAGCAAGCCTCAATACTTATGGCAAGTCCTATCTCTACTTAAATTTAAAAGGGAATGAAAGCAATGGCGGATAA
- a CDS encoding GNAT family N-acetyltransferase: protein MKIIAVHEHPHLFDSAVQYSWEKWGTEENFTFYQDCMIHSGKTEDGIPRFYAAIENEEIIGTYALIRNDLNSRQDLYPWLACLYVDPNSRGKKLGARLLDHGIVEAAKLGFKKLYLQTDLEGYYEKYGWTHSGEVYGASGDSIKLYEKDTASARQAGNDKN, encoded by the coding sequence ATGAAAATTATCGCAGTTCACGAACATCCACATTTATTTGATAGCGCAGTTCAATATTCCTGGGAGAAGTGGGGAACAGAAGAAAACTTCACTTTTTACCAGGATTGCATGATTCACTCCGGGAAAACAGAGGACGGCATCCCGAGATTTTATGCAGCGATCGAGAATGAGGAGATCATTGGCACGTACGCTTTAATCCGCAATGACCTCAATAGCCGGCAGGATTTGTATCCGTGGCTGGCATGTCTGTACGTTGATCCCAACAGCAGGGGAAAGAAGCTTGGTGCCAGGCTGCTTGATCATGGTATTGTAGAAGCGGCGAAGCTTGGATTTAAAAAACTCTATCTCCAGACCGATTTGGAAGGGTATTATGAAAAATACGGCTGGACGCATAGCGGAGAGGTATACGGGGCGAGCGGTGACTCCATTAAGTTATATGAAAAGGATACTGCATCAGCTAGACAAGCTGGGAACGACAAAAACTAA
- a CDS encoding polysaccharide deacetylase family protein — translation MLKRLKWPSWVLFSIFVAGIYYFISSGADTSLQAFSRTETTSPAAFPGLNLETRTKETKSYTLAISTPITEIENLNKPMKEWIQAQEMEFLELVKANRQHLDSEEFRAHLNIKAEPKKVSDTMYTLVFEAYQYTGGANGQAVVKTFTIDLANQKMVQLADVIRMDEESLTTLRTMIKKQIGEKEELQDYLFDDLLDETLENPPSWKWSLSGKNFTLYFNEYEIAAGAAGAVKVKIPIEQIRPLLKDEIAQHLKLPDIQLPEPEVKEPEAAPLDPNGKYIALTFDDGPHPKVTPLILDILKKHNAKATFYMLGSQAQFYPALASQVAEEGHEIGNHSDSHADLSSLGEKEIRKEMEEASNKIKEASGQLPATVRPPYGAMNEDVKKIAGMAHTPLILWSVDSLDWKTLNASAIQKIVKANAVPGSIVLMHDIHKPTAEALPDLLTYLEKEGYEFITVSQLLSLQEQEVTGTFFGKRQ, via the coding sequence TTGCTTAAGCGGTTAAAATGGCCATCATGGGTATTATTCAGCATCTTCGTTGCAGGCATCTATTATTTTATCAGCTCTGGAGCTGACACCAGCCTGCAGGCTTTTTCCAGAACAGAAACCACTTCCCCGGCAGCTTTCCCCGGATTAAACCTTGAAACCCGGACAAAGGAAACGAAATCTTATACCCTTGCGATCAGTACTCCGATCACTGAAATTGAGAATTTGAACAAACCCATGAAAGAATGGATTCAGGCTCAGGAAATGGAATTCCTGGAACTTGTGAAAGCAAACCGGCAGCATCTGGACAGCGAAGAATTCCGTGCCCATCTTAATATCAAGGCGGAGCCGAAAAAAGTCTCCGATACCATGTACACCCTTGTATTTGAAGCCTACCAGTACACCGGTGGCGCAAATGGGCAAGCAGTGGTTAAAACGTTCACCATCGATCTTGCCAATCAGAAAATGGTGCAGCTTGCTGATGTAATCCGTATGGATGAGGAGTCCCTGACGACCCTCAGGACGATGATAAAAAAGCAAATCGGCGAGAAGGAAGAACTCCAGGACTATCTGTTTGATGACCTGCTTGACGAAACTCTGGAAAATCCGCCGAGCTGGAAATGGTCACTGAGCGGCAAGAATTTCACCCTTTATTTTAACGAATATGAAATTGCGGCCGGTGCAGCCGGAGCGGTCAAAGTGAAAATTCCAATCGAACAGATCCGTCCTCTCTTAAAGGATGAAATCGCCCAGCATTTGAAACTGCCTGACATTCAGCTTCCTGAACCGGAAGTCAAGGAACCAGAAGCAGCTCCGCTGGATCCAAACGGCAAGTATATTGCCCTTACCTTTGATGATGGGCCACACCCGAAAGTCACACCGCTTATTCTGGATATTCTAAAAAAACATAACGCAAAGGCTACCTTTTATATGCTTGGCAGCCAGGCGCAATTCTATCCTGCCCTCGCAAGCCAAGTGGCTGAAGAAGGCCATGAAATCGGAAATCACAGTGACAGCCATGCAGACCTTTCATCCCTCGGCGAAAAAGAAATCCGCAAAGAAATGGAAGAAGCCAGCAACAAAATCAAAGAAGCAAGCGGCCAGCTTCCAGCAACCGTCCGCCCGCCTTATGGGGCCATGAATGAAGATGTGAAAAAAATTGCTGGAATGGCCCATACACCGCTTATTCTATGGTCCGTCGATTCACTGGACTGGAAAACACTCAATGCCTCGGCTATTCAAAAAATCGTGAAGGCCAATGCCGTGCCAGGCTCAATCGTCTTAATGCACGATATCCATAAGCCAACTGCTGAAGCACTTCCGGACCTGCTGACCTATCTTGAAAAAGAAGGCTACGAATTCATTACCGTCTCCCAGCTTCTATCCCTGCAGGAACAGGAAGTGACCGGTACGTTTTTTGGAAAACGACAATAA
- a CDS encoding YeeE/YedE family protein: MRLAQVEVKSKSWVSAPTTVVSNLNPIQKPFVAAGVLAAIILFISIINAANMTQGVLFIIGIALGMTLLHARFGFTSAFRRFASVGNGQGLQAHMLMLAVASALFAIILSTGFSFTGIEPKGYVSPVGVSVLFGSFIFGIGMQLGNGCASGTLYSVGGGQSSMILTLISFIVGSTIGAYHFSFWMEETPALPPISLATSTGLGYGGALLLQLALFALIYWVTLQIAKKRKAPMMKALPTTAGWKKILRGSWPLFAAAIVLALLNALTLTVRGTPWGITSAFALWGCKTLMAMGIDVTSWGYFASEPNLAALKNTVLADSTSVMNFGIILGAFISAASQGTFKPGKIKPGVAGAAIVGGLLMGYGSRLAFGCNIGAYFGGIASFSLHGWVWAIMAMLGTGVALFIRPLFGLKNPKSTDSVC, from the coding sequence ATGAGGTTGGCTCAAGTAGAAGTTAAAAGTAAATCATGGGTTTCAGCACCAACAACAGTTGTTTCAAACTTAAATCCGATTCAAAAGCCTTTTGTAGCAGCTGGCGTTCTTGCAGCTATCATTTTGTTCATTTCCATTATAAATGCAGCGAACATGACACAGGGAGTTCTATTTATTATTGGAATTGCACTCGGCATGACCTTGCTTCATGCCCGCTTCGGCTTCACATCTGCATTCAGGCGCTTCGCAAGCGTCGGAAACGGGCAGGGCCTGCAGGCGCATATGCTGATGCTGGCCGTTGCTTCAGCATTATTTGCGATTATTTTAAGCACTGGCTTTAGTTTTACAGGAATCGAGCCTAAAGGATATGTGTCTCCTGTAGGAGTTAGCGTCCTGTTTGGTTCCTTTATTTTTGGAATTGGGATGCAGCTTGGGAATGGCTGTGCGTCCGGTACTTTGTATTCGGTAGGCGGAGGACAATCCTCCATGATCCTGACGCTGATTTCTTTCATCGTTGGTTCCACGATCGGAGCGTACCACTTCTCATTCTGGATGGAAGAAACACCGGCATTGCCGCCAATCTCCCTGGCTACATCTACGGGACTCGGCTACGGCGGAGCATTGCTTCTGCAGCTTGCCTTATTTGCATTGATCTATTGGGTAACTCTGCAAATTGCGAAAAAGCGTAAAGCGCCAATGATGAAAGCTCTGCCTACAACGGCCGGGTGGAAAAAAATCCTGAGAGGATCCTGGCCATTGTTCGCAGCCGCAATCGTCTTGGCTTTGCTGAATGCACTGACTCTGACTGTCCGCGGAACACCTTGGGGCATCACATCCGCATTCGCATTATGGGGCTGTAAAACGTTGATGGCAATGGGAATCGACGTAACATCATGGGGTTACTTTGCAAGTGAACCAAATTTAGCCGCATTGAAAAATACAGTGCTTGCTGATTCTACAAGCGTTATGAACTTCGGCATCATCCTTGGTGCCTTCATTTCAGCGGCATCACAGGGAACGTTCAAGCCTGGAAAAATCAAGCCGGGTGTCGCAGGTGCTGCGATTGTCGGCGGACTGCTTATGGGATATGGTTCCCGCCTTGCGTTTGGCTGCAACATCGGTGCCTACTTTGGCGGAATCGCATCTTTCAGCCTGCACGGCTGGGTATGGGCCATCATGGCCATGCTTGGAACGGGCGTGGCGCTGTTCATCCGTCCGCTGTTTGGATTGAAGAACCCGAAATCTACGGATTCGGTTTGTTAA